A genomic region of Staphylococcus roterodami contains the following coding sequences:
- a CDS encoding ATP-binding protein — MELKAPYAGMKNNLLLTKSGEVWAYYRIRSESISTANYDKKEASKKRMKYFLESIKGYQDFHFEMYEHDLDLRNKFKEISQDFDDSAFDVANYYAQETIDVLEQELQMITRNSFVMGVKLRELSDDAISIKEMLKSTLSDTAERMISNFGFNVSLDEKVLSRYEVFERELADSFLSIEGERLTENELAYIVRKPFISNATHDVQEESSRRAVTDVCNVVIDPTNMRVLKVTNENETFYTTTIVVDDFPLDMEFTHIYEKAQNMPFPVECHVKAKIVENDKVKKKFDRAKINHKAQAREKQSAGDNASEDIQDNLFVLEQMEKEVTGSGVFIEWSCSFVIKSDNLKDCKRKAKRLIKRLKETNIYAVNPLADQLQLYYQILHGNPLFINKYWVQRTTATGIAENLFGVSQSLGTKTGFYIGRIDKFIRSVSREEAVASSRDIILFSLLLAAKGISGAVSDSPHVLITGQTGKGKSFLAKLLWIYTSFFKGQMIYWDPKSEFADWFNKITESEDMQRKYPLFVNHLKTFKYVTLDYKKPSNYGCLDPIVFLDGIEANEMLKSVFDEIKSFENEHRVETAIYRAITETVEEREKGQQVGSLDVIKKLQNDEDEHVSQAGDLLFEKTQNNILKLVFSDGSNPALNIQEKATILQVQGLDMPKAGDDPSGYSTGEKNGITLMLLIGKFLQKFGSRRQIQTTLFIDEGWAFSASRQGKKVAKGIKRMGRSENNSLVFITQSVKDKADEDGGNFGCHFAFDEKDEREDILKSLGLEYSKESPENMEMLKDLKKGQCIFSDFYGRVGKMVVHCPFEEMTEAFRTQEDSASSKAEEKFAI, encoded by the coding sequence ATGGAGTTAAAAGCCCCCTATGCAGGGATGAAAAATAATTTGTTATTAACGAAAAGCGGTGAAGTTTGGGCGTATTATCGTATTCGTTCTGAATCTATTTCAACAGCCAATTACGATAAAAAAGAAGCTTCAAAAAAACGTATGAAATATTTTCTTGAATCGATTAAAGGTTATCAGGATTTTCATTTTGAAATGTATGAGCATGATTTAGATTTACGTAATAAATTTAAAGAAATTAGTCAAGACTTTGATGATTCAGCGTTTGATGTGGCTAATTATTATGCCCAAGAAACGATTGATGTGTTAGAACAAGAATTACAAATGATTACACGTAACTCGTTTGTCATGGGTGTGAAACTTCGAGAATTAAGTGATGATGCGATTTCGATTAAAGAAATGCTTAAGAGTACATTATCAGATACAGCGGAACGAATGATTTCGAATTTTGGTTTTAATGTTTCATTAGATGAAAAAGTATTAAGTCGTTATGAAGTGTTTGAACGAGAACTTGCGGATAGTTTTTTAAGTATTGAGGGTGAACGCTTAACTGAAAATGAGCTTGCTTATATCGTGCGTAAGCCATTTATTTCAAATGCGACGCATGATGTACAAGAGGAATCATCAAGACGTGCCGTAACAGATGTATGTAATGTGGTGATTGACCCTACAAATATGCGTGTATTGAAAGTGACAAATGAAAATGAAACATTCTATACAACAACAATTGTTGTTGACGACTTTCCACTTGATATGGAATTTACACATATTTATGAAAAAGCACAAAATATGCCGTTCCCTGTGGAATGTCATGTAAAAGCAAAAATTGTTGAGAATGATAAAGTAAAAAAGAAATTTGATCGTGCAAAAATTAATCATAAAGCACAAGCAAGAGAAAAACAATCAGCTGGTGATAATGCATCTGAAGATATTCAAGATAATTTATTCGTATTAGAACAAATGGAAAAAGAAGTGACAGGTTCAGGTGTATTTATAGAGTGGTCTTGTTCATTTGTGATTAAGAGCGATAATTTAAAGGATTGTAAGCGTAAAGCGAAACGTTTAATTAAACGTTTAAAAGAAACAAATATTTATGCGGTTAATCCATTAGCTGACCAATTACAACTTTATTATCAAATTTTACATGGCAATCCATTGTTTATTAATAAATATTGGGTGCAACGTACGACAGCAACTGGGATTGCAGAAAATTTATTTGGCGTGTCGCAAAGTTTAGGTACAAAAACTGGTTTTTATATCGGACGTATTGATAAGTTTATACGTTCTGTTTCACGTGAGGAAGCCGTTGCAAGTTCAAGAGATATTATTTTATTTAGTTTATTATTAGCAGCCAAAGGTATATCAGGAGCAGTCAGTGATAGCCCACACGTATTAATCACAGGTCAAACAGGTAAAGGTAAATCATTTTTAGCTAAGTTACTTTGGATATATACATCATTCTTTAAAGGTCAAATGATTTATTGGGACCCGAAAAGTGAATTTGCAGATTGGTTTAATAAAATTACAGAAAGTGAAGACATGCAACGTAAATATCCCCTATTTGTTAATCATTTAAAAACATTTAAGTATGTGACATTGGATTATAAAAAGCCTAGTAATTATGGTTGTTTAGACCCGATTGTTTTTCTTGATGGTATTGAAGCTAATGAAATGTTGAAATCAGTATTTGATGAAATTAAATCCTTTGAAAATGAACATCGTGTTGAAACAGCAATTTATAGGGCTATTACTGAAACAGTTGAGGAACGTGAAAAAGGTCAACAAGTTGGGTCATTAGATGTAATTAAAAAGCTTCAAAATGATGAAGATGAACATGTAAGTCAAGCTGGTGATTTACTTTTTGAAAAAACACAAAATAATATATTAAAACTTGTGTTTAGTGATGGTAGTAATCCGGCTTTGAATATTCAAGAAAAAGCAACGATATTACAAGTTCAAGGTTTAGATATGCCGAAGGCTGGTGATGACCCATCGGGTTATTCAACTGGTGAGAAAAATGGGATTACTTTAATGCTTTTAATCGGTAAATTTTTACAGAAATTTGGTTCACGTAGACAGATACAAACAACACTCTTTATTGATGAAGGTTGGGCATTTAGTGCCTCACGACAAGGTAAAAAAGTAGCTAAAGGTATTAAACGTATGGGTCGATCTGAAAATAATTCGCTAGTTTTTATTACCCAATCTGTTAAAGATAAAGCCGATGAAGACGGCGGTAACTTTGGTTGTCATTTCGCATTTGATGAAAAAGATGAACGAGAGGATATTTTAAAATCGCTTGGTTTAGAATATTCAAAAGAAAGTCCTGAGAATATGGAAATGTTGAAAGACTTGAAGAAAGGTCAATGCATTTTCAGTGATTTCTACGGACGTGTGGGCAAAATGGTCGTACATTGTCCTTTTGAAGAAATGACGGAAGCATTTAGAACACAAGAAGATTCAGCAAGTTCAAAAGCAGAAGAAAAATTTGCGATATAA
- a CDS encoding conjugal transfer protein, with product MDKKAYNLKRTFEQPIVMYEFTGSYRWSKGIRLDWVGTLFVIELILILLYLKAGFNTLTSLVPGLTIIYFTVLPYYMTKQLVKLKQDGKKLIFFLWDFMMYVFNIQMRNVHYAYDEEVKYHDKKIIKLK from the coding sequence ATGGATAAAAAAGCTTACAATTTGAAACGAACATTTGAACAGCCGATTGTGATGTATGAATTTACAGGAAGTTACCGGTGGTCAAAAGGTATTCGTTTAGACTGGGTCGGTACGTTGTTTGTGATTGAATTGATTTTAATATTATTATATCTTAAGGCTGGATTTAATACATTAACGTCTTTAGTACCAGGTTTAACGATTATTTATTTTACAGTACTCCCCTATTATATGACGAAGCAATTAGTAAAATTAAAACAAGATGGTAAGAAACTGATATTCTTTCTTTGGGATTTTATGATGTATGTGTTTAACATTCAAATGCGCAATGTACATTATGCATATGATGAAGAAGTGAAATATCATGACAAGAAAATAATTAAATTGAAATAG
- a CDS encoding TcpD family membrane protein, whose protein sequence is MEHLFNLMFVLGDAPSINPLGQWVNKEVGTAIGIIVLVVGIVKWATGKYGHMLALFVIGGLMFLISKGPETVFNSVSGLWKLIFGS, encoded by the coding sequence ATGGAACATTTATTTAATTTAATGTTTGTACTAGGTGATGCACCTTCCATTAATCCACTTGGTCAATGGGTTAATAAAGAGGTTGGTACTGCGATTGGTATTATTGTATTGGTTGTTGGTATTGTAAAATGGGCAACGGGTAAATATGGTCATATGCTTGCATTGTTTGTGATTGGTGGTTTGATGTTCTTGATTTCCAAAGGTCCTGAAACAGTGTTTAATTCAGTATCAGGGCTTTGGAAGTTGATTTTTGGGAGCTGA